The following are encoded in a window of Chaetodon auriga isolate fChaAug3 chromosome 24, fChaAug3.hap1, whole genome shotgun sequence genomic DNA:
- the pcdh7b gene encoding protocadherin-7b isoform X6, giving the protein MRTTGAVDYLYYCMLILQLVHQPAAKQVLRYRLAEEGPADVRVGNVAADLGIVAGSGEVTFTLESGSDFFKIDNITGELTTNERRIDREKLQQCQMIFDENECFIDFEVSVIGPAQSWVDLFEGKVIILDINDNTPSFPSPVLTLSVEENRPIGTLYLLPTATDRDFGRNGIERYELIQDNGENSRRLGSSGDSYSGKRRFEDGASRSSVFELQVADTTDGEKQPQLIIKGALDREQRDSYELTLRVRDGGDPPRSSQAILRVMITDVNDNSPRFEKSVYEADLPENSSPGAPILQLKATDADVGVNGQIEYVFGAATESVRRLLRLDESTGWLSVLHRIDREEVSQLRFTVMARDRGQPPKMDKATVVLNIKDENDNVPAIEIRKIGRIFLKDGIANVAEDVVVDTPIALVQVSDRDQGENGIVTCTVVGDVPFQLKPASEMEGEQNKKKYFLHTSAPLDYEATQEYNVVIVAVDSGSPSLASNNSLIVKVGDTNDNPPVFSQNVVEVSFPENNAPGERVTTVAAIDADSGKNAEIAYSLDSSVNGIFSIDADSGDIRVNTILDREQTERYEFKVIAKDKGINTLQGSATVVILVADKNDNEPKFMQDVFTFYVKENLEPNSPVGMVTVIDADKGQNAEMSLFIEEEEDIFSIENDTGTIFSTLSFDREQKTTYTFRVKAVDGGDPPRSATATVSLFVMDENDNAPTVTFPLNSSYTLLPPSSNVRTVVRTVIATDTDTGINADLNYSIIGGNPFKLFEIDGGTGVISLVGKLEQKHYGLHRLVVQVNDSGQPSQSTTTLVHVYVNETLSNSTVVEAQVAKSLSTSLNTNIAGDPNYDLSKQRLSIVIGVVSGIMTVILIILVVVMARYCRPKNKNGYEAGKKDHEDFFTPQQHDKSKKPKKDKKKQKSKQPLYSSIVTVEASKPNGQRYDGVNEKLSDSPGMGRYRSVNGGPGSPDLARHYKSSSPLPTVQLHPQSPTAGKKHQAVQDLPPANTFVGTGDNISLGSDHCSEYSSQTINKYNKQTPGPCLT; this is encoded by the coding sequence ATGAGGACTACTGGTGCAGTGGACTATTTGTACTATTGCATGCTCATCCTGCAGCTTGTGCATCAGCCCGCTGCCAAGCAAGTGCTCCGGTACCGTTTGGCGGAGGAGGGACCCGCCGATGTCAGAGTAGGCAACGTAGCCGCCGACCTGGGCATTGTTGCCGGGTCCGGCGAGGTGACGTTCACCCTAGAATCCGGCTCAGATTTTTTCAAAATTGACAACATAACAGGTGAGCTCACCACCAATGAGAGGCGCATAGACCGTGAAAAATTACAGCAGTGCCAAATGATATTTGATGAAAATGAGTGCTTTATAGATTTTGAGGTGTCAGTGATCGGACCAGCCCAGAGCTGGGTGGACCTCTTTGAGGGAAAAGTCATCATATTAGATATAAATGATAACACCCCGTCTTTCCCTTCCCCTGTCCTGACACtgtctgtggaggaaaacagacCCATTGGAACCCTTTATCTGCTGCccacagccacagacagagattttggcagaaatggaatagaGAGATATGAGCTTATCCAGGACAATGGGGAGAACTCAAGGCGCTTGGGCTCTTCTGGGGATTCATACTCGGGGAAGAGGAGATTTGAGGACGGCGCGAGCAGGAGCAGCGTCTTTGAACTGCAAGTTGCTGACACTACTGATGGAGAGAAGCAGCCTCAACTCATCATTAAAGGGGCCCTTGATAGGGAACAGAGAGACTCCTATGAGCTCACACTCCGTGTTAGGGATGGAGGAGATCCCCCTCGCTCCTCCCAGGCCATTCTTAGGGTGATGATCactgatgtgaatgacaacagCCCTCGGTTTGAGAAGAGTGTGTATGAAGCTGACCTGCCGGAAAACAGCTCCCCCGGTGCCCCCATACTGCAGCTCAAAGCGACTGATGCAGACGTGGGGGTTAATGGTCAAATAGAGTATGTGTTCGGGGCAGCCACAGAGTCAGTAAGGAGGTTGCTGAGGCTGGATGAGAGCACAGGCTGGCTGAGTGTGTTGCACCGCATTGACCGTGAAGAAGTGAGCCAGCTGAGGTTCACAGTAATGGCCCGTGACCGAGGCCAGCCACCGAAAATGGACAAGGCCACTGTGGTGTTGAACATCAAGGATGAGAATGACAACGTTCCTGCCATTGAGATACGGAAAATCGGACGCATTTTCTTAAAAGATGGGATAGCCAACGTGGCTGAGGATGTTGTGGTGGACACACCCATTGCCTTAGTCCAGGTGTCTGACCGTGACCAGGGGGAAAATGGCATTGTGACCTGCACGGTAGTGGGGGATGTCCCCTTTCAGCTCAAACCGGCCAGTGAGATGGAGGGTGagcagaataaaaagaaatatttcctcCACACGTCTGCACCACTGGACTACGAGGCCACACAGGAATACAATGTGGTCATTGTGGCTGTGGACTCTGGAAGCCCCAGTCTGGCAAGTAATAACTCTCTTATCGTCAAAGTGGGCGACACGAACGACAACCCTCCTGTCTTCAGCCAGAATGTTGTAGAGGTGTCATTTCCAGAAAACAATGCCCCTGGCGAGAGGGTGACAACAGTTGCAGCCATTGATGCAGATAGTGGGAAGAACGCTGAAATAGCCTACTCCCTAGACTCATCGGTAAATGGGATTTTCTCTATCGATGCAGACAGTGGAGACATCAGAGTAAACACCATTCTGGACAGAGAGCAAACGGAGCGCTATGAATTCAAAGTGATAGCCAAAGATAAGGGCATAAACACCCTTCAGGGCTCTGCAACAGTGGTTATCCTTGTGGCCGACAAGAATGACAACGAACCAAAGTTCATGCAGGATGTGTTCACCTTCTATGTGAAGGAGAACCTTGAGCCAAACAGCCCAGTTGGCATGGTTACAGTCATTGACGCAGATAAAGGCCAAAATGCAGAGATGAGTCTTTTcattgaggaagaggaggacatcTTTTCAATCGAGAATGACACTGGGACTATCTTCTCCACCCTGTCCTTTGACCGAGAGCAGAAAACCACATACACATTCCGGGTCAAAGCAGTGGATGGGGGTGACCCTCCCAGATCTGCCACCGCCACCGTTTCACTCTTTGTcatggatgaaaatgacaacgCACCAACTGTTACGTTCCCATTAAACAGCTCGTACACCCTTCTTCCACCCTCCAGCAACGTCAGAACGGTAGTCAGAACTGTCATAGCCACTGATACCGACACCGGCATCAACGCGGACCTGAACTACAGCATCATTGGGGGAAACCCCTTCAAGCTGTTTGAGATTGATGGGGGCACCGGGGTCATTTCTCTGGTGGGAAAGTTGGAGCAGAAGCACTATGGCCTCCACAGACTGGTGGTCCAGGTGAACGACAGTGGCCAGCCCTCACAGAGCACCACCACGCTGGTTCATGTGTATGTTAACGAGACTCTTTCCAATTCCACAGTCGTGGAGGCCCAGGTGGCGAAGAGCCTGAGCACGTCTCTCAACACCAACATTGCCGGCGACCCCAACTACGATCTAAGCAAACAACGGTTAAGCATTGTAATTGGGGTAGTTTCTGGCATCATGACAGTCATCCTCATTATTCTAGTCGTTGTCATGGCCCGTTACTGCCGTCCTAAGAATAAGAATGGCTATGAGGCTGGCAAGAAGGATCATGAAGACTTCTTCACACCACAGCAGCACGATAAGTCCAAGAAGCCCAAGAAGGATAAGAAGAAACAGAAGTCCAAACAGCCACTCTACAGCAGTATCGTCACCGTCGAGGCCTCCAAACCCAACGGGCAGCGCTATGATGGTGTCAACGAGAAGCTGTCAGACAGCCCAGGCATGGGCCGCTACCGTTCAGTCAACGGAGGGCCGGGGAGCCCAGATCTGGCCCGGCACTACAAGTCCAGTTCACCACTCCCCACTGTCCAGCTGCACCCACAGTCGCCAACAGCTGGAAAAAAGCACCAGGCAGTTCAGGATCTGCCCCCTGCCAATACCTTTGTTGGCACCGGAGATAACATTTCCCTTGGATCTGACCACTGCTCCGAATACAGCAGTCAAACTATCAACAAGTACAACAAACAG
- the pcdh7b gene encoding protocadherin-7b isoform X5, with translation MRTTGAVDYLYYCMLILQLVHQPAAKQVLRYRLAEEGPADVRVGNVAADLGIVAGSGEVTFTLESGSDFFKIDNITGELTTNERRIDREKLQQCQMIFDENECFIDFEVSVIGPAQSWVDLFEGKVIILDINDNTPSFPSPVLTLSVEENRPIGTLYLLPTATDRDFGRNGIERYELIQDNGENSRRLGSSGDSYSGKRRFEDGASRSSVFELQVADTTDGEKQPQLIIKGALDREQRDSYELTLRVRDGGDPPRSSQAILRVMITDVNDNSPRFEKSVYEADLPENSSPGAPILQLKATDADVGVNGQIEYVFGAATESVRRLLRLDESTGWLSVLHRIDREEVSQLRFTVMARDRGQPPKMDKATVVLNIKDENDNVPAIEIRKIGRIFLKDGIANVAEDVVVDTPIALVQVSDRDQGENGIVTCTVVGDVPFQLKPASEMEGEQNKKKYFLHTSAPLDYEATQEYNVVIVAVDSGSPSLASNNSLIVKVGDTNDNPPVFSQNVVEVSFPENNAPGERVTTVAAIDADSGKNAEIAYSLDSSVNGIFSIDADSGDIRVNTILDREQTERYEFKVIAKDKGINTLQGSATVVILVADKNDNEPKFMQDVFTFYVKENLEPNSPVGMVTVIDADKGQNAEMSLFIEEEEDIFSIENDTGTIFSTLSFDREQKTTYTFRVKAVDGGDPPRSATATVSLFVMDENDNAPTVTFPLNSSYTLLPPSSNVRTVVRTVIATDTDTGINADLNYSIIGGNPFKLFEIDGGTGVISLVGKLEQKHYGLHRLVVQVNDSGQPSQSTTTLVHVYVNETLSNSTVVEAQVAKSLSTSLNTNIAGDPNYDLSKQRLSIVIGVVSGIMTVILIILVVVMARYCRPKNKNGYEAGKKDHEDFFTPQQHDKSKKPKKDKKKQKSKQPLYSSIVTVEASKPNGQRYDGVNEKLSDSPGMGRYRSVNGGPGSPDLARHYKSSSPLPTVQLHPQSPTAGKKHQAVQDLPPANTFVGTGDNISLGSDHCSEYSSQTINKYNKQPFRRVTFSVVSQPQDPHQQGSLQSCYDSGLDESETPSSKSSSGPRLGALPLPEDSYERTTPDGSVGEKEH, from the coding sequence ATGAGGACTACTGGTGCAGTGGACTATTTGTACTATTGCATGCTCATCCTGCAGCTTGTGCATCAGCCCGCTGCCAAGCAAGTGCTCCGGTACCGTTTGGCGGAGGAGGGACCCGCCGATGTCAGAGTAGGCAACGTAGCCGCCGACCTGGGCATTGTTGCCGGGTCCGGCGAGGTGACGTTCACCCTAGAATCCGGCTCAGATTTTTTCAAAATTGACAACATAACAGGTGAGCTCACCACCAATGAGAGGCGCATAGACCGTGAAAAATTACAGCAGTGCCAAATGATATTTGATGAAAATGAGTGCTTTATAGATTTTGAGGTGTCAGTGATCGGACCAGCCCAGAGCTGGGTGGACCTCTTTGAGGGAAAAGTCATCATATTAGATATAAATGATAACACCCCGTCTTTCCCTTCCCCTGTCCTGACACtgtctgtggaggaaaacagacCCATTGGAACCCTTTATCTGCTGCccacagccacagacagagattttggcagaaatggaatagaGAGATATGAGCTTATCCAGGACAATGGGGAGAACTCAAGGCGCTTGGGCTCTTCTGGGGATTCATACTCGGGGAAGAGGAGATTTGAGGACGGCGCGAGCAGGAGCAGCGTCTTTGAACTGCAAGTTGCTGACACTACTGATGGAGAGAAGCAGCCTCAACTCATCATTAAAGGGGCCCTTGATAGGGAACAGAGAGACTCCTATGAGCTCACACTCCGTGTTAGGGATGGAGGAGATCCCCCTCGCTCCTCCCAGGCCATTCTTAGGGTGATGATCactgatgtgaatgacaacagCCCTCGGTTTGAGAAGAGTGTGTATGAAGCTGACCTGCCGGAAAACAGCTCCCCCGGTGCCCCCATACTGCAGCTCAAAGCGACTGATGCAGACGTGGGGGTTAATGGTCAAATAGAGTATGTGTTCGGGGCAGCCACAGAGTCAGTAAGGAGGTTGCTGAGGCTGGATGAGAGCACAGGCTGGCTGAGTGTGTTGCACCGCATTGACCGTGAAGAAGTGAGCCAGCTGAGGTTCACAGTAATGGCCCGTGACCGAGGCCAGCCACCGAAAATGGACAAGGCCACTGTGGTGTTGAACATCAAGGATGAGAATGACAACGTTCCTGCCATTGAGATACGGAAAATCGGACGCATTTTCTTAAAAGATGGGATAGCCAACGTGGCTGAGGATGTTGTGGTGGACACACCCATTGCCTTAGTCCAGGTGTCTGACCGTGACCAGGGGGAAAATGGCATTGTGACCTGCACGGTAGTGGGGGATGTCCCCTTTCAGCTCAAACCGGCCAGTGAGATGGAGGGTGagcagaataaaaagaaatatttcctcCACACGTCTGCACCACTGGACTACGAGGCCACACAGGAATACAATGTGGTCATTGTGGCTGTGGACTCTGGAAGCCCCAGTCTGGCAAGTAATAACTCTCTTATCGTCAAAGTGGGCGACACGAACGACAACCCTCCTGTCTTCAGCCAGAATGTTGTAGAGGTGTCATTTCCAGAAAACAATGCCCCTGGCGAGAGGGTGACAACAGTTGCAGCCATTGATGCAGATAGTGGGAAGAACGCTGAAATAGCCTACTCCCTAGACTCATCGGTAAATGGGATTTTCTCTATCGATGCAGACAGTGGAGACATCAGAGTAAACACCATTCTGGACAGAGAGCAAACGGAGCGCTATGAATTCAAAGTGATAGCCAAAGATAAGGGCATAAACACCCTTCAGGGCTCTGCAACAGTGGTTATCCTTGTGGCCGACAAGAATGACAACGAACCAAAGTTCATGCAGGATGTGTTCACCTTCTATGTGAAGGAGAACCTTGAGCCAAACAGCCCAGTTGGCATGGTTACAGTCATTGACGCAGATAAAGGCCAAAATGCAGAGATGAGTCTTTTcattgaggaagaggaggacatcTTTTCAATCGAGAATGACACTGGGACTATCTTCTCCACCCTGTCCTTTGACCGAGAGCAGAAAACCACATACACATTCCGGGTCAAAGCAGTGGATGGGGGTGACCCTCCCAGATCTGCCACCGCCACCGTTTCACTCTTTGTcatggatgaaaatgacaacgCACCAACTGTTACGTTCCCATTAAACAGCTCGTACACCCTTCTTCCACCCTCCAGCAACGTCAGAACGGTAGTCAGAACTGTCATAGCCACTGATACCGACACCGGCATCAACGCGGACCTGAACTACAGCATCATTGGGGGAAACCCCTTCAAGCTGTTTGAGATTGATGGGGGCACCGGGGTCATTTCTCTGGTGGGAAAGTTGGAGCAGAAGCACTATGGCCTCCACAGACTGGTGGTCCAGGTGAACGACAGTGGCCAGCCCTCACAGAGCACCACCACGCTGGTTCATGTGTATGTTAACGAGACTCTTTCCAATTCCACAGTCGTGGAGGCCCAGGTGGCGAAGAGCCTGAGCACGTCTCTCAACACCAACATTGCCGGCGACCCCAACTACGATCTAAGCAAACAACGGTTAAGCATTGTAATTGGGGTAGTTTCTGGCATCATGACAGTCATCCTCATTATTCTAGTCGTTGTCATGGCCCGTTACTGCCGTCCTAAGAATAAGAATGGCTATGAGGCTGGCAAGAAGGATCATGAAGACTTCTTCACACCACAGCAGCACGATAAGTCCAAGAAGCCCAAGAAGGATAAGAAGAAACAGAAGTCCAAACAGCCACTCTACAGCAGTATCGTCACCGTCGAGGCCTCCAAACCCAACGGGCAGCGCTATGATGGTGTCAACGAGAAGCTGTCAGACAGCCCAGGCATGGGCCGCTACCGTTCAGTCAACGGAGGGCCGGGGAGCCCAGATCTGGCCCGGCACTACAAGTCCAGTTCACCACTCCCCACTGTCCAGCTGCACCCACAGTCGCCAACAGCTGGAAAAAAGCACCAGGCAGTTCAGGATCTGCCCCCTGCCAATACCTTTGTTGGCACCGGAGATAACATTTCCCTTGGATCTGACCACTGCTCCGAATACAGCAGTCAAACTATCAACAAGTACAACAAACAG
- the pcdh7b gene encoding protocadherin-7b isoform X4, which translates to MRTTGAVDYLYYCMLILQLVHQPAAKQVLRYRLAEEGPADVRVGNVAADLGIVAGSGEVTFTLESGSDFFKIDNITGELTTNERRIDREKLQQCQMIFDENECFIDFEVSVIGPAQSWVDLFEGKVIILDINDNTPSFPSPVLTLSVEENRPIGTLYLLPTATDRDFGRNGIERYELIQDNGENSRRLGSSGDSYSGKRRFEDGASRSSVFELQVADTTDGEKQPQLIIKGALDREQRDSYELTLRVRDGGDPPRSSQAILRVMITDVNDNSPRFEKSVYEADLPENSSPGAPILQLKATDADVGVNGQIEYVFGAATESVRRLLRLDESTGWLSVLHRIDREEVSQLRFTVMARDRGQPPKMDKATVVLNIKDENDNVPAIEIRKIGRIFLKDGIANVAEDVVVDTPIALVQVSDRDQGENGIVTCTVVGDVPFQLKPASEMEGEQNKKKYFLHTSAPLDYEATQEYNVVIVAVDSGSPSLASNNSLIVKVGDTNDNPPVFSQNVVEVSFPENNAPGERVTTVAAIDADSGKNAEIAYSLDSSVNGIFSIDADSGDIRVNTILDREQTERYEFKVIAKDKGINTLQGSATVVILVADKNDNEPKFMQDVFTFYVKENLEPNSPVGMVTVIDADKGQNAEMSLFIEEEEDIFSIENDTGTIFSTLSFDREQKTTYTFRVKAVDGGDPPRSATATVSLFVMDENDNAPTVTFPLNSSYTLLPPSSNVRTVVRTVIATDTDTGINADLNYSIIGGNPFKLFEIDGGTGVISLVGKLEQKHYGLHRLVVQVNDSGQPSQSTTTLVHVYVNETLSNSTVVEAQVAKSLSTSLNTNIAGDPNYDLSKQRLSIVIGVVSGIMTVILIILVVVMARYCRPKNKNGYEAGKKDHEDFFTPQQHDKSKKPKKDKKKQKSKQPLYSSIVTVEASKPNGQRYDGVNEKLSDSPGMGRYRSVNGGPGSPDLARHYKSSSPLPTVQLHPQSPTAGKKHQAVQDLPPANTFVGTGDNISLGSDHCSEYSSQTINKYNKQPFRRVTFSVVSQPQDPHQQGSLQSCYDSGLDESETPSSKSSSGPRLGALPLPEDSYERTTPDGSVGEAEHMENGEKEH; encoded by the coding sequence ATGAGGACTACTGGTGCAGTGGACTATTTGTACTATTGCATGCTCATCCTGCAGCTTGTGCATCAGCCCGCTGCCAAGCAAGTGCTCCGGTACCGTTTGGCGGAGGAGGGACCCGCCGATGTCAGAGTAGGCAACGTAGCCGCCGACCTGGGCATTGTTGCCGGGTCCGGCGAGGTGACGTTCACCCTAGAATCCGGCTCAGATTTTTTCAAAATTGACAACATAACAGGTGAGCTCACCACCAATGAGAGGCGCATAGACCGTGAAAAATTACAGCAGTGCCAAATGATATTTGATGAAAATGAGTGCTTTATAGATTTTGAGGTGTCAGTGATCGGACCAGCCCAGAGCTGGGTGGACCTCTTTGAGGGAAAAGTCATCATATTAGATATAAATGATAACACCCCGTCTTTCCCTTCCCCTGTCCTGACACtgtctgtggaggaaaacagacCCATTGGAACCCTTTATCTGCTGCccacagccacagacagagattttggcagaaatggaatagaGAGATATGAGCTTATCCAGGACAATGGGGAGAACTCAAGGCGCTTGGGCTCTTCTGGGGATTCATACTCGGGGAAGAGGAGATTTGAGGACGGCGCGAGCAGGAGCAGCGTCTTTGAACTGCAAGTTGCTGACACTACTGATGGAGAGAAGCAGCCTCAACTCATCATTAAAGGGGCCCTTGATAGGGAACAGAGAGACTCCTATGAGCTCACACTCCGTGTTAGGGATGGAGGAGATCCCCCTCGCTCCTCCCAGGCCATTCTTAGGGTGATGATCactgatgtgaatgacaacagCCCTCGGTTTGAGAAGAGTGTGTATGAAGCTGACCTGCCGGAAAACAGCTCCCCCGGTGCCCCCATACTGCAGCTCAAAGCGACTGATGCAGACGTGGGGGTTAATGGTCAAATAGAGTATGTGTTCGGGGCAGCCACAGAGTCAGTAAGGAGGTTGCTGAGGCTGGATGAGAGCACAGGCTGGCTGAGTGTGTTGCACCGCATTGACCGTGAAGAAGTGAGCCAGCTGAGGTTCACAGTAATGGCCCGTGACCGAGGCCAGCCACCGAAAATGGACAAGGCCACTGTGGTGTTGAACATCAAGGATGAGAATGACAACGTTCCTGCCATTGAGATACGGAAAATCGGACGCATTTTCTTAAAAGATGGGATAGCCAACGTGGCTGAGGATGTTGTGGTGGACACACCCATTGCCTTAGTCCAGGTGTCTGACCGTGACCAGGGGGAAAATGGCATTGTGACCTGCACGGTAGTGGGGGATGTCCCCTTTCAGCTCAAACCGGCCAGTGAGATGGAGGGTGagcagaataaaaagaaatatttcctcCACACGTCTGCACCACTGGACTACGAGGCCACACAGGAATACAATGTGGTCATTGTGGCTGTGGACTCTGGAAGCCCCAGTCTGGCAAGTAATAACTCTCTTATCGTCAAAGTGGGCGACACGAACGACAACCCTCCTGTCTTCAGCCAGAATGTTGTAGAGGTGTCATTTCCAGAAAACAATGCCCCTGGCGAGAGGGTGACAACAGTTGCAGCCATTGATGCAGATAGTGGGAAGAACGCTGAAATAGCCTACTCCCTAGACTCATCGGTAAATGGGATTTTCTCTATCGATGCAGACAGTGGAGACATCAGAGTAAACACCATTCTGGACAGAGAGCAAACGGAGCGCTATGAATTCAAAGTGATAGCCAAAGATAAGGGCATAAACACCCTTCAGGGCTCTGCAACAGTGGTTATCCTTGTGGCCGACAAGAATGACAACGAACCAAAGTTCATGCAGGATGTGTTCACCTTCTATGTGAAGGAGAACCTTGAGCCAAACAGCCCAGTTGGCATGGTTACAGTCATTGACGCAGATAAAGGCCAAAATGCAGAGATGAGTCTTTTcattgaggaagaggaggacatcTTTTCAATCGAGAATGACACTGGGACTATCTTCTCCACCCTGTCCTTTGACCGAGAGCAGAAAACCACATACACATTCCGGGTCAAAGCAGTGGATGGGGGTGACCCTCCCAGATCTGCCACCGCCACCGTTTCACTCTTTGTcatggatgaaaatgacaacgCACCAACTGTTACGTTCCCATTAAACAGCTCGTACACCCTTCTTCCACCCTCCAGCAACGTCAGAACGGTAGTCAGAACTGTCATAGCCACTGATACCGACACCGGCATCAACGCGGACCTGAACTACAGCATCATTGGGGGAAACCCCTTCAAGCTGTTTGAGATTGATGGGGGCACCGGGGTCATTTCTCTGGTGGGAAAGTTGGAGCAGAAGCACTATGGCCTCCACAGACTGGTGGTCCAGGTGAACGACAGTGGCCAGCCCTCACAGAGCACCACCACGCTGGTTCATGTGTATGTTAACGAGACTCTTTCCAATTCCACAGTCGTGGAGGCCCAGGTGGCGAAGAGCCTGAGCACGTCTCTCAACACCAACATTGCCGGCGACCCCAACTACGATCTAAGCAAACAACGGTTAAGCATTGTAATTGGGGTAGTTTCTGGCATCATGACAGTCATCCTCATTATTCTAGTCGTTGTCATGGCCCGTTACTGCCGTCCTAAGAATAAGAATGGCTATGAGGCTGGCAAGAAGGATCATGAAGACTTCTTCACACCACAGCAGCACGATAAGTCCAAGAAGCCCAAGAAGGATAAGAAGAAACAGAAGTCCAAACAGCCACTCTACAGCAGTATCGTCACCGTCGAGGCCTCCAAACCCAACGGGCAGCGCTATGATGGTGTCAACGAGAAGCTGTCAGACAGCCCAGGCATGGGCCGCTACCGTTCAGTCAACGGAGGGCCGGGGAGCCCAGATCTGGCCCGGCACTACAAGTCCAGTTCACCACTCCCCACTGTCCAGCTGCACCCACAGTCGCCAACAGCTGGAAAAAAGCACCAGGCAGTTCAGGATCTGCCCCCTGCCAATACCTTTGTTGGCACCGGAGATAACATTTCCCTTGGATCTGACCACTGCTCCGAATACAGCAGTCAAACTATCAACAAGTACAACAAACAG